A stretch of the Archangium violaceum genome encodes the following:
- the kynU gene encoding kynureninase, whose product MSGEGVRFEASEEFARRMDAEDALRPFRDEFLFPAHEGEPSLYFVGNSLGLQPRKAKTYVLEALEDWEKLGVEGHFRGSRPWLPYHEMLTEQTARLVGAHPIEVVVMNTLTVNLHLMMVSFYQPTRERPKILMEAGAFPSDQYAVASQVRFHGYDPDKDILRLSPREGEETLRTEDILDTLERHGREIALVLLGNVNYLTGQAFDMATITRAAHKQGCRVGFDLAHGAGNLQLSLHDDGPDFAVWCSYKYLNGGPGTLGGVFVHERHAHDKALPRFAGWWGHDKQTRFQMGPDFEPIPGAEGWMMSNPPILQLAALRASLELFDRATMPALRRKSERLTGYLEFLLDRLPPGVVRITTPRDPKQRGAQLSLRFSKEPRRLLEKLTAAGVHCDFRSPDIIRAAPAPLYNSFQDVYRFVGVLERHARD is encoded by the coding sequence ATGAGCGGTGAAGGCGTGCGGTTCGAGGCCAGTGAGGAGTTCGCCCGGCGGATGGACGCGGAGGATGCGCTGCGTCCCTTCCGCGACGAGTTCCTCTTCCCCGCTCACGAGGGCGAGCCCTCCCTTTATTTCGTGGGCAACTCGCTGGGGCTCCAGCCGCGCAAGGCGAAGACCTACGTCCTGGAGGCGCTGGAGGACTGGGAGAAGCTGGGCGTGGAGGGCCACTTCCGCGGGTCGCGTCCGTGGCTGCCCTACCACGAGATGCTCACCGAGCAGACGGCCCGGCTGGTGGGCGCGCACCCCATCGAAGTCGTGGTGATGAACACCCTCACGGTGAACCTGCACCTGATGATGGTGTCCTTCTACCAGCCCACGCGCGAGCGCCCGAAGATCCTCATGGAGGCCGGCGCCTTCCCGTCGGACCAGTATGCGGTGGCCTCGCAGGTGCGCTTCCACGGCTACGACCCGGACAAGGACATCCTCCGCCTCTCCCCGCGCGAGGGCGAGGAGACGCTGCGCACCGAGGACATCCTCGACACCCTCGAGCGGCATGGGCGGGAGATCGCCCTGGTGCTGCTCGGCAACGTGAACTACCTCACCGGCCAGGCGTTCGACATGGCCACCATCACCCGGGCCGCGCACAAGCAGGGCTGCCGGGTGGGCTTCGACCTGGCGCACGGGGCGGGCAACCTCCAGCTCTCGCTACACGATGACGGGCCGGACTTCGCCGTGTGGTGCTCTTACAAGTACCTCAACGGTGGCCCGGGCACGCTCGGCGGTGTCTTCGTTCACGAGCGCCACGCACACGACAAGGCGCTGCCGCGCTTCGCGGGCTGGTGGGGCCACGACAAGCAGACGCGCTTCCAGATGGGGCCGGACTTCGAGCCCATTCCAGGCGCCGAGGGTTGGATGATGTCCAACCCGCCCATCCTCCAGCTCGCGGCACTGCGTGCGTCCCTGGAGCTGTTCGACCGCGCGACGATGCCCGCGCTGCGCCGCAAGAGCGAGCGCCTCACCGGCTACCTGGAGTTCCTGTTGGACCGGCTCCCTCCCGGGGTCGTGCGCATCACCACGCCGCGAGACCCGAAGCAGCGGGGCGCCCAGCTCTCGCTGCGCTTCAGCAAGGAGCCGCGGCGCCTGTTGGAGAAGCTCACCGCGGCGGGAGTCCACTGCGACTTCCGTTCACCGGACATCATCCGCGCCGCTCCGGCGCCGCTCTACAACAGCTTCCAGGACGTATACCGATTCGTGGGGGTACTCGAAAGGCATGCACGAGATTGA
- a CDS encoding FAD-dependent oxidoreductase — protein sequence MHEIERTERVTVVGAGLVGSLLSMYLARRGFHVDVLERRPDMRRESIGAGRSINLAISTRGLHALRQVGLEEEALRHAIPMRGRMIHPVSGGLAFQAYGKDESQHINSLSRAWLNAFLMTHAEGTGKVRIGFKQRVQHLDLETGTLGVLDEPSGTTREVRTPVVFGTDGSGSAVRHEVEKQPGHATTQEHLSHGYKELTIPAGPGGAFRMEKHALHIWPRGAYMLIALPNEDGSFTCTLFLPFQGPVSFESLDSPSRVVAFFQEQFPDALPLIPDLVHDFFHHPTGTMVTVKSAPWHVGGRALLLGDAAHAIVPFFGQGMNCGFEDCVVLDECLGRHTRWAEAFEAFSRLRKTNADAIADMAVENFVEMRDKTADPRFLLEKAVEKALLNAFPGEFISRYSLVSFSRVPYRLAYEVGALASGIVAELSEGLTRAEDVDMNRARTLIHERLVPFVKEHSDGFGLER from the coding sequence ATGCACGAGATTGAGCGGACGGAGCGTGTGACGGTGGTGGGGGCGGGCCTGGTGGGCTCGCTCCTGTCGATGTACCTGGCGAGGCGCGGCTTCCATGTGGACGTCCTGGAGCGGCGCCCGGACATGCGGCGCGAGTCCATTGGCGCGGGCCGCTCCATCAACCTCGCCATCTCCACCCGGGGGCTGCACGCCCTGCGGCAGGTGGGGCTGGAGGAGGAGGCGCTGCGCCACGCCATTCCCATGCGCGGGCGGATGATCCACCCCGTCTCGGGAGGGCTGGCCTTCCAGGCGTACGGCAAGGACGAGTCCCAGCACATCAACAGCCTGTCGCGAGCGTGGTTGAACGCGTTCCTCATGACGCACGCGGAGGGCACGGGCAAGGTGCGCATCGGGTTCAAGCAGCGCGTGCAGCACCTGGACCTCGAGACGGGCACGCTCGGCGTGCTGGACGAGCCGAGCGGAACCACGCGCGAGGTGCGCACCCCGGTGGTGTTCGGCACGGACGGCTCGGGCTCGGCGGTGCGGCACGAGGTGGAGAAGCAGCCGGGTCACGCGACGACGCAGGAGCACCTCAGCCACGGCTACAAGGAGCTGACGATTCCCGCGGGCCCGGGTGGCGCCTTCCGCATGGAGAAGCACGCGCTGCACATCTGGCCGCGGGGCGCGTACATGTTGATCGCCCTGCCGAACGAGGACGGCAGCTTCACCTGCACGCTCTTCCTGCCCTTCCAGGGCCCGGTGAGCTTCGAGTCCCTGGACTCGCCCTCGCGGGTGGTGGCCTTCTTCCAGGAGCAGTTCCCGGACGCGCTGCCGCTGATTCCCGACCTGGTGCACGACTTCTTCCACCACCCCACGGGGACGATGGTGACGGTGAAGAGCGCGCCATGGCACGTGGGCGGCAGGGCCCTGCTGCTGGGAGACGCGGCGCACGCCATCGTGCCGTTCTTCGGGCAGGGGATGAATTGCGGCTTCGAGGACTGCGTGGTGCTGGACGAGTGCCTCGGGCGACATACGCGGTGGGCGGAGGCCTTCGAGGCGTTCTCCCGGCTGCGCAAGACGAACGCGGATGCCATCGCGGACATGGCGGTGGAGAACTTCGTGGAGATGCGGGACAAGACGGCGGACCCGCGCTTCCTGTTGGAGAAGGCGGTGGAGAAGGCGCTGCTCAATGCCTTCCCGGGCGAGTTCATCAGCCGCTACTCGCTGGTGAGCTTCAGCCGGGTGCCGTACCGCCTGGCGTACGAGGTGGGGGCCCTGGCGAGCGGTATCGTGGCCGAGCTGAGCGAGGGCCTCACGCGAGCGGAAGACGTGGACATGAACCGGGCCCGTACGCTCATCCACGAGCGGCTGGTGCCCTTCGTGAAGGAGCATTCGGATGGATTTGGGCTTGAGAGGTAG
- a CDS encoding SDR family oxidoreductase, which translates to MDLGLRGRRALVLGASSGLGYAIASQLVKEGAQVAICSRDEGRIREAARKMGAALAVTADLTKPGTTKELVEKVIEAMGGVDILVANTGGPPKGSIEKLTAEQWQEGFQSLWMSVVEGLQAALPGMKDRRWGRIILVTSVAAREAMPLLTISNGLRAGLMGLVKTVSNEVAEHGVTINGVQPGYHATERLKELGVPEDKITSAIPARRLGKPEELGALVTFLASEQAGYITGQSIVIDGGWMRGF; encoded by the coding sequence ATGGATTTGGGCTTGAGAGGTAGGCGGGCGCTGGTGCTGGGCGCCTCGAGTGGACTGGGGTACGCCATTGCCTCGCAGCTGGTGAAGGAGGGCGCGCAGGTGGCCATCTGCTCGCGCGACGAGGGCCGCATCCGCGAGGCCGCCCGGAAGATGGGCGCGGCGCTCGCGGTGACGGCGGATCTGACGAAGCCGGGCACGACGAAGGAGCTGGTGGAGAAGGTCATCGAGGCCATGGGCGGCGTGGACATCCTGGTGGCGAACACGGGAGGGCCGCCGAAGGGCAGCATCGAGAAGCTCACCGCCGAGCAGTGGCAGGAAGGCTTCCAGAGCCTGTGGATGAGCGTGGTGGAGGGACTCCAGGCGGCGCTGCCGGGGATGAAGGATCGGCGCTGGGGGCGCATCATCCTGGTGACGTCGGTGGCTGCGCGCGAGGCGATGCCGCTGCTGACCATCTCCAACGGGCTGCGCGCGGGGCTCATGGGCCTGGTGAAGACGGTGAGCAACGAGGTGGCGGAGCACGGCGTCACCATCAACGGAGTACAACCGGGCTACCACGCGACGGAGCGGCTCAAGGAACTGGGCGTGCCCGAGGACAAGATCACGTCCGCGATTCCAGCGCGCCGGCTGGGCAAGCCCGAGGAGTTGGGGGCGCTGGTGACGTTCCTGGCGTCGGAGCAGGCGGGTTACATCACGGGCCAGTCCATCGTCATCGACGGCGGCTGGATGCGCGGCTTCTAA
- a CDS encoding sporulation protein — protein sequence MFKKLLASMGAGSAQVDTRLVNDRVVPGGTLRGEVHITGGEVSQEIEEVSLFLMTQVEVESGDSEYRQNFVISRAPLARDFRVGEKERVSIPFEMYVHLETPVTALSSQGGSSAKLSYTHSRPHHGRGAKVWLDTGLEIDKGVDSTDRDALIVEPTPPMQRVLSALEELGFRMVSADVEKGTLRGKGFQSTAGFYQEIEFRPQHGPYARRINELELSFVPRVQDTGVLIEVDRRFSSRDSYRSLLVNHGNFERVNWVRELSELLGSI from the coding sequence ATGTTCAAGAAGTTGTTGGCGAGCATGGGGGCTGGTTCGGCGCAGGTCGACACCAGGCTGGTCAATGACCGCGTGGTGCCGGGAGGTACGCTTCGCGGCGAGGTGCACATCACCGGAGGCGAGGTGTCGCAGGAAATCGAGGAGGTCTCGCTCTTCCTCATGACGCAGGTGGAGGTGGAGTCGGGCGACAGTGAGTACAGGCAGAACTTCGTCATTTCGCGCGCGCCACTCGCGCGCGACTTCCGCGTCGGGGAGAAAGAGCGTGTCTCCATTCCCTTCGAGATGTACGTCCACCTCGAGACGCCGGTGACGGCGCTCTCGTCCCAGGGCGGGAGCTCGGCGAAGCTGTCGTACACCCACTCCCGGCCGCACCACGGGCGCGGGGCGAAGGTGTGGCTGGACACCGGACTGGAGATCGACAAGGGCGTCGACTCGACCGACCGCGACGCGCTCATCGTGGAGCCCACGCCTCCCATGCAGCGCGTGCTCTCGGCGCTCGAGGAACTGGGCTTCCGGATGGTGTCTGCGGATGTCGAGAAGGGCACCCTGCGAGGGAAGGGGTTCCAGTCGACCGCCGGCTTCTACCAGGAGATCGAGTTCCGGCCGCAGCACGGGCCCTATGCGAGACGCATCAACGAGCTGGAGCTGTCCTTCGTTCCGCGCGTCCAGGACACTGGCGTGCTGATCGAGGTCGACCGGCGCTTCTCCTCGCGCGACTCGTATCGCTCGCTGCTCGTGAACCACGGAAACTTCGAGCGCGTCAATTGGGTGCGCGAGCTCTCCGAACTGCTCGGGTCGATCTGA
- a CDS encoding alpha/beta hydrolase family protein, with amino-acid sequence MSQPWMLETPAPPADLRIPYGDGPHQFGDLRLPPGEGPHPVVVVVHGGFWRAKYDLEHVGHLCADLTQRGYATWSLEYRRVGHPGGGWTGTFEDVARGTDHLRSLSARYPLNLERVITLGHSAGGHLALWLAGRGRLKPGLPLYVEKPLELRGAVSLAGVADLERAAALRLGDGIVESFLGGSPEQVPERYALASPAALLPLGVKQVLVHGTEDTTVPFSISTGYHARASALGDFVQLVSLPGAEHFEVIDPRAQEWPRVLEAVASLL; translated from the coding sequence ATGAGCCAGCCCTGGATGCTCGAGACGCCCGCTCCGCCCGCCGACCTGCGCATTCCCTATGGTGATGGTCCCCACCAGTTCGGAGACCTGCGCCTGCCTCCCGGAGAGGGTCCGCACCCGGTCGTCGTGGTGGTGCACGGCGGCTTCTGGCGGGCGAAGTATGACCTCGAGCACGTGGGCCACCTGTGCGCGGACCTCACGCAGCGGGGCTACGCCACCTGGAGCCTCGAATACCGGCGCGTGGGCCACCCGGGCGGTGGTTGGACAGGCACCTTCGAGGACGTGGCTCGGGGCACGGACCATCTCCGTTCCCTGTCGGCCAGGTACCCGCTGAACCTCGAGCGCGTGATCACCCTGGGGCACTCGGCCGGGGGACACCTGGCGCTGTGGCTCGCGGGGCGCGGGCGGCTAAAGCCCGGGCTGCCCCTGTACGTCGAGAAGCCCCTCGAGCTCCGCGGCGCGGTGTCGCTCGCGGGCGTGGCGGACCTGGAGCGCGCTGCCGCCCTGCGCCTCGGGGACGGCATCGTCGAGTCGTTCCTCGGCGGCTCTCCCGAGCAGGTCCCCGAGCGGTATGCGCTCGCGTCACCCGCCGCGTTGCTACCCCTCGGGGTGAAGCAGGTGCTGGTGCATGGAACCGAGGACACCACCGTTCCGTTCAGCATCAGCACCGGGTATCACGCCCGGGCCTCCGCGCTCGGTGACTTCGTCCAACTCGTGAGCCTACCTGGAGCGGAGCACTTCGAGGTCATCGACCCGCGTGCACAGGAGTGGCCACGAGTCCTGGAGGCGGTGGCTTCCCTCCTGTGA
- a CDS encoding glucose-6-phosphate isomerase, whose protein sequence is MSERQLWERYKKYLCGVESVGLTLDVSRMNFADDFFERMRGPMEKAFDAMEALEKGAIANPDEKRMVGHYWLRAPERAPEPGITKEVQDTVAAVRSFADDVHAGRVKPPKADRFTRVLLVGIGGSALGPQLVADALGTAADRMQVFFFDNTDPDGMDRVLAQLGDKLSETLTVVISKSGGTKETRNGMVEAERAYQQKGLDFGRHAVAVTGEGSELDRYAKKGNWLKTFPMWDWVGGRTSVLSAVGLLPARLQGLDIDGMLAGARDMDVATRERDALRNPAALMALMWFHAGNGRGAKDMVILPYKDRLMLLSRYLQQLVMESLGKEKDLDGKEVNQGIAVYGNKGSTDQHAYVQQLREGVNNFFATFLEVLKDRDGESMQVEPDITSGDYLLGFFLGTRKALFEKGRESMTLSVPDVSARTLGALIALYERAVGFYATLVNINAYHQPGVEAGKKAAGVVLELQRKVLAKLREDKAKGHTAEEMATTVGAPDEVETVFKVLEHLAANTTHGVKREQGATRFDTRFRAG, encoded by the coding sequence ATGAGCGAGCGCCAACTGTGGGAGCGCTACAAGAAGTACCTGTGTGGAGTGGAGTCGGTCGGGCTGACGCTCGATGTGTCGCGGATGAACTTCGCCGATGACTTCTTCGAGCGGATGCGCGGCCCGATGGAGAAGGCCTTCGACGCGATGGAGGCCCTGGAGAAGGGAGCCATCGCCAACCCCGACGAGAAGCGGATGGTGGGGCACTACTGGCTGCGAGCCCCCGAGCGCGCGCCGGAGCCGGGCATCACGAAGGAGGTCCAGGACACGGTGGCGGCGGTGCGCTCCTTCGCGGATGACGTGCACGCCGGCCGCGTGAAGCCCCCGAAGGCGGACCGCTTCACTCGCGTGTTGCTGGTGGGCATTGGCGGCTCGGCGCTGGGGCCGCAGCTCGTGGCGGACGCGCTCGGCACGGCGGCGGACCGGATGCAGGTGTTCTTCTTCGACAACACGGATCCGGACGGGATGGACCGGGTGCTGGCGCAGCTCGGGGACAAGCTCTCCGAGACGCTGACCGTGGTCATCAGCAAGTCGGGCGGAACGAAGGAGACGCGCAACGGCATGGTGGAGGCCGAGCGCGCGTACCAGCAGAAGGGCCTGGACTTCGGCCGGCATGCGGTGGCGGTGACGGGCGAGGGCAGCGAGCTGGACCGGTACGCGAAGAAGGGCAACTGGCTGAAGACGTTCCCCATGTGGGACTGGGTTGGCGGACGGACCTCGGTGCTGTCGGCGGTGGGCCTGCTGCCGGCGCGGCTGCAGGGGCTGGACATCGACGGGATGCTGGCGGGGGCGCGTGACATGGACGTGGCGACGCGCGAGCGGGACGCGCTGCGCAACCCGGCGGCGCTGATGGCGCTCATGTGGTTCCACGCGGGCAACGGGCGCGGCGCGAAGGACATGGTCATCCTGCCGTACAAGGATCGGCTGATGCTGCTGTCGCGCTACCTCCAGCAGCTCGTGATGGAGTCGCTGGGCAAGGAGAAGGACCTGGACGGCAAGGAGGTGAACCAGGGCATCGCCGTCTACGGCAACAAGGGCTCCACGGACCAGCACGCGTACGTGCAGCAGCTGCGCGAGGGCGTGAACAACTTCTTCGCCACCTTCCTGGAGGTGCTGAAGGACCGGGACGGCGAGTCGATGCAGGTGGAGCCGGACATCACGAGCGGGGACTACCTGCTGGGCTTCTTCCTGGGCACGCGCAAGGCGTTGTTCGAGAAGGGCCGCGAGTCGATGACGCTCTCGGTGCCGGACGTGAGCGCGCGCACGCTGGGAGCGCTGATCGCTTTGTACGAGCGGGCGGTGGGTTTCTACGCGACGCTGGTGAACATCAACGCGTACCACCAGCCGGGTGTGGAGGCGGGGAAGAAGGCGGCGGGGGTGGTGCTGGAACTGCAGCGCAAGGTGCTCGCGAAGCTGCGCGAGGACAAGGCGAAGGGCCATACCGCCGAGGAGATGGCCACGACCGTGGGCGCGCCGGACGAGGTGGAGACGGTGTTCAAGGTGCTGGAGCACCTGGCCGCCAACACGACGCACGGTGTGAAGCGCGAGCAGGGTGCCACCCGCTTCGACACGCGCTTCCGCGCGGGCTGA
- a CDS encoding Uma2 family endonuclease: protein MGRHRNEDGDAFPRAPTQEEWEAMGPEERARVVESLPGEVTWDEMAMPEGDRHFQAKVRTLDVLRGYFRHQRRKVYLGAELPVYYPGERRFAPDLLAVLEVEQHERDKWVVSHEGRGLDWVMEVHVGGDRKKDAEYNVERYARVGIPEYFIYDRSRQRLEVYRLPEPGAKKYERVEAKEGRYSSEVLGLEFEVVGEKLQVWAGNALLLESEELVARLQEKLEAVQQRADEDARRLAVETRRREEETRRREEEARRREEEVRRREEAERRLAQLQAELERLQHRGK, encoded by the coding sequence ATGGGACGGCACAGGAACGAGGATGGGGACGCCTTTCCCCGGGCGCCCACACAAGAGGAGTGGGAGGCGATGGGGCCGGAGGAGCGGGCTCGGGTGGTGGAGTCACTGCCCGGGGAGGTGACGTGGGACGAGATGGCCATGCCGGAGGGCGACCGGCATTTCCAGGCCAAGGTGCGAACGCTGGATGTGCTGCGCGGCTACTTCCGCCATCAGCGACGCAAGGTGTACCTGGGCGCGGAGCTGCCCGTGTACTACCCGGGCGAGCGGCGTTTCGCGCCGGACCTGCTGGCGGTGCTGGAGGTGGAACAGCATGAGCGGGACAAGTGGGTGGTGAGCCACGAGGGTAGGGGGCTGGACTGGGTGATGGAGGTGCACGTGGGCGGCGATCGGAAGAAGGACGCCGAGTACAACGTGGAGCGCTATGCCCGCGTGGGTATCCCCGAGTACTTCATCTACGACCGGTCTCGGCAACGGCTGGAGGTCTACCGGTTGCCGGAGCCCGGGGCGAAGAAGTACGAGCGGGTGGAGGCGAAGGAGGGGCGCTACTCCTCGGAAGTGTTGGGGTTGGAGTTCGAGGTGGTGGGGGAAAAGTTGCAGGTGTGGGCGGGCAACGCGCTGCTGCTGGAATCGGAGGAACTGGTGGCGCGGCTGCAGGAGAAGCTGGAAGCGGTGCAGCAGCGTGCGGATGAGGATGCCCGGCGGTTGGCGGTGGAAACCCGACGGCGAGAAGAGGAAACACGACGGCGAGAAGAGGAAGCACGACGGCGAGAAGAAGAGGTCCGGCGTCGGGAAGAGGCAGAGCGCCGTCTGGCGCAACTCCAGGCCGAACTGGAGCGCCTTCAGCATCGGGGGAAGTGA
- a CDS encoding helix-hairpin-helix domain-containing protein, whose translation MENAEVVAMLGEIADLLELTNENPFKVRAYRRAAQVVDTLPVPISELVRKGELGGLPGVGVHTAERIAQLVESGTCDVLERLRGKVPPGVMELLRVESVGPKTAALVWKGLGVTSVDALEEAALSGRLASLPRMGARRAEAIVSAIARHRSRQGRVPLHRALPYAEDLVARLRAIPGVRQAIAAGSLRRHKETVGDLDLLVSSTDPERVVSAFPKLPGRWMDRELRGRPHLLAGIEVDILSTGALDLDAGVLSELDCVVASVHSRFNMSSEEMTERIVRALRSGLVHVLGHPSGRLIGSRDPYPYDLERVLEVAREEGVALEVNAQPERLDLTDAACRRAKEAGVKLVISSDSHNAQHLDNLRHGVWVARRGWLEAEDVLNTLPLSELRRHFRRSRRVSSSWTSEAPGLSP comes from the coding sequence ATGGAGAACGCCGAGGTCGTGGCCATGCTCGGGGAGATCGCCGACCTCCTGGAGCTCACGAACGAGAACCCCTTCAAGGTCCGCGCCTACCGGCGCGCGGCGCAGGTGGTGGACACGCTCCCCGTTCCCATCTCCGAGCTGGTGCGCAAGGGAGAGCTCGGTGGCCTGCCCGGTGTAGGAGTCCACACCGCCGAGCGCATCGCCCAGCTCGTCGAGTCGGGCACCTGTGACGTGCTCGAACGTCTGCGCGGCAAGGTTCCCCCGGGCGTCATGGAGTTGCTCCGCGTCGAGAGCGTGGGCCCGAAGACGGCCGCGCTCGTGTGGAAGGGACTGGGCGTCACCTCCGTGGACGCACTCGAGGAGGCCGCGCTCAGCGGTCGTCTGGCCTCATTGCCTCGTATGGGCGCCAGACGCGCGGAGGCCATCGTCTCGGCGATTGCGCGTCACCGCTCCCGTCAGGGGCGAGTCCCTCTGCACCGCGCCCTCCCGTACGCCGAGGACCTCGTGGCGCGCCTGCGCGCGATTCCAGGTGTGAGGCAGGCCATCGCCGCGGGCAGTCTGCGGCGCCACAAGGAGACGGTGGGGGACCTGGATCTGCTCGTGTCCTCGACGGACCCCGAGCGCGTGGTGAGCGCCTTCCCGAAGCTGCCCGGACGCTGGATGGACCGGGAGCTGCGCGGGCGGCCCCACCTGCTCGCCGGCATCGAGGTGGACATCCTCTCCACTGGCGCGCTGGACCTCGACGCCGGGGTGCTCTCGGAGCTCGACTGCGTGGTGGCCAGCGTGCACTCGCGCTTCAACATGTCCTCGGAGGAGATGACGGAGCGCATCGTTCGCGCGCTGCGCAGCGGACTCGTGCACGTGCTGGGACACCCGAGTGGGCGGCTCATCGGGAGCAGGGACCCCTACCCGTATGACCTCGAGCGGGTGCTGGAGGTGGCGCGCGAGGAGGGCGTGGCGCTGGAGGTGAACGCGCAGCCCGAGCGGCTCGACCTGACGGACGCGGCGTGCCGGCGGGCGAAGGAGGCGGGGGTGAAGCTCGTCATCTCCAGTGACTCACACAACGCGCAACACCTGGACAACCTGCGCCACGGTGTCTGGGTGGCGCGGCGGGGTTGGCTGGAGGCGGAGGATGTGCTCAACACCCTGCCGCTGTCCGAGCTTCGGCGTCATTTCCGCCGCTCGCGCCGCGTGTCCTCCTCCTGGACGAGCGAGGCTCCTGGACTCTCTCCTTGA
- a CDS encoding response regulator, producing MTPTVLLVEDSNTIRHILKVYLMKLKLNFLDADRAERGLELLQTHLVHLVIADVNMPGGMDGLEFVRQVRSSAREPMRRLPIVLLTGGKDPDLEARGLQAGASEFVRKPVSIDALASVVRRQLGLPAGVELVA from the coding sequence GTGACACCTACCGTGCTACTCGTCGAGGACAGCAACACCATCCGGCACATCCTCAAGGTCTATCTGATGAAGTTGAAGTTGAACTTCCTCGATGCGGACCGGGCCGAGCGGGGGCTGGAGTTGCTGCAGACGCATCTGGTGCATCTCGTCATCGCGGACGTCAACATGCCGGGGGGAATGGATGGGCTGGAGTTCGTGCGCCAGGTGCGCTCGAGTGCGCGCGAGCCGATGCGGCGGCTGCCCATCGTACTGCTCACCGGTGGCAAGGATCCGGACCTCGAGGCCAGGGGGCTGCAGGCCGGTGCCTCCGAGTTCGTGCGCAAGCCCGTCTCCATCGATGCGCTCGCCTCCGTGGTGCGCCGGCAGCTCGGATTGCCCGCGGGGGTGGAGCTCGTCGCCTGA
- a CDS encoding response regulator: MKRTVLLVDDSDTIRHIIKVYLMKLKQVEFLDADRSDRGLKLLGANPVDLVIADFNMPGMNGLEFVREVRSDKRHEVSRVPLVLLTGGKAPDLEKRALESGVSEFVRKPISSAALTAVARRHLGLPEDVDDLVA; the protein is encoded by the coding sequence ATGAAGCGCACCGTGCTGCTCGTCGATGACAGCGACACCATCCGGCACATCATCAAGGTCTACTTGATGAAGTTGAAGCAGGTGGAGTTCCTCGACGCGGACCGTTCCGATCGGGGATTGAAGTTGCTGGGAGCGAATCCCGTGGACCTCGTCATCGCGGACTTCAACATGCCGGGGATGAATGGGCTGGAGTTCGTGCGCGAGGTGCGCTCGGACAAACGGCACGAGGTGAGCCGCGTGCCGCTCGTGCTGCTCACCGGTGGCAAGGCGCCGGACCTCGAGAAACGTGCGCTGGAGTCGGGGGTCTCCGAGTTCGTGCGCAAGCCCATCTCCAGCGCGGCGCTCACGGCCGTGGCGCGCCGGCACCTCGGGTTGCCCGAGGACGTGGACGACCTCGTCGCCTGA
- a CDS encoding alpha/beta fold hydrolase gives MTTPPPPVRDFAAVNGARLHYELQGDGFPVVLLHGGLLDLRMWDGQAGPLSRHFTTLRYDLRGFGKTQAPVGQPYAPYEDLRALLDHFSMDRVHVIGHSLGGRFALDFALAFPERVSCLVLVAPGINGAPPSPEEHAWYMSLLGSGREKDPQALVEAWLGGDYLAAAMARPDLAPVVRQWTLDNLASMRPGANLPQALEPAAYGRLEQLLMPTLVVVGDKDNPVMSRNAEELARRVPALTRVTLPGVGHLPNLERPEDFNRIVLDFLLARSSPGAP, from the coding sequence ATGACCACCCCTCCTCCTCCCGTCCGGGATTTCGCCGCGGTGAACGGGGCTCGTCTGCACTACGAGCTCCAGGGTGATGGATTCCCCGTCGTGCTGCTCCATGGCGGACTGCTCGATCTGCGCATGTGGGACGGTCAGGCCGGACCGCTCTCGCGGCACTTCACGACCCTCCGCTACGACCTGCGTGGCTTCGGCAAGACGCAGGCCCCCGTCGGACAGCCCTACGCGCCTTACGAGGACCTGCGCGCCCTGCTCGACCACTTCTCCATGGACCGCGTCCATGTCATCGGCCACTCGCTCGGCGGACGCTTCGCGCTCGACTTCGCCCTGGCCTTCCCCGAGCGCGTCTCCTGCCTCGTCCTCGTGGCCCCCGGCATCAATGGCGCCCCGCCCTCTCCCGAGGAGCACGCCTGGTACATGTCCCTCCTGGGCTCGGGGAGGGAGAAGGATCCCCAGGCCCTCGTCGAGGCGTGGCTCGGCGGCGACTACCTCGCCGCCGCCATGGCGCGTCCCGACCTGGCGCCCGTGGTGCGGCAGTGGACGCTCGACAACCTGGCGAGCATGAGACCCGGCGCCAACCTCCCCCAGGCCCTGGAGCCCGCGGCATATGGCCGGCTGGAACAGCTCCTCATGCCCACGCTCGTCGTCGTGGGGGACAAGGACAACCCGGTGATGTCGAGGAACGCGGAGGAGCTGGCGCGGCGCGTGCCCGCCCTCACCCGCGTCACCCTCCCGGGCGTGGGACACCTGCCCAACCTCGAGCGCCCCGAGGACTTCAACCGCATCGTCCTCGACTTCCTCCTCGCTCGGAGCTCCCCGGGCGCCCCCTGA